The DNA window TCGCGCCCAGGCATCGCGCTCTTCCTGTCGCGCCCAAATCGTCGAAGCCAGGTACCCCTCTTGATTGAAGCGGTCCACGTCTTTCTTCACGCGAATGCCGTTCGAATACATATGATTGACCACTACATAAGGTTTGCGCAGCATCTCGCGGGCCTGCTCCGTCGACGCCGTCGCCGCCAACGCCAAGAACAACACCGCGCAGGCGTGGCCAAACGTGAAGTCACGCGGATTCCGATACGCAAGGAAATACACAATCGCCCCAATGGTTGCAGATGACATGCACGTCACCAGCGCCGCCCGCGTCACTTGCGTGAAAACGCCCTGGCCAATGGTGGCCATGCCCAACTGCAACAGCGCCTGTTGCGCATCCGGCACCATCTCAAGATACCACCAGAAGAACACGGGAATGAGCAGATACGCGGGAACCAGCCACTTCGCCGACCATTGAATCACGCTTGCCTTCAAACGCGGATTCTCAAACCCGTCGATACGGCTTGCCGTCACAAGCGCCCACACGCCCGCCAACGTGATACAGATGAGCGTCCGGAGTCCCAGGCTCGGCCAATACGTGGGGTTGAAGAATGCCTGCCAGAACCGGCTCGCTTCTTGCCCCGTTCCAGCCACCTCCAGCCACGCACTTCCTGGGGTCAGCATAAACGTCAGGATACCGTTGATGATGACCAGGGTCGCGAGCGACATCCCCGCGTAAACCCAACCGACAAATACATGCAATTTGTCGTCGATTCGTCCCCATGTGTAGTAATAGACCGCCGCCGTGGTCAATTCGAGCAGGAAGAAGACCCATTCCATCGCCCATCCGAAAACAAAATTATGAATGAGCGTACTCGTGGCTTCAGGACTTGCCAAGCCTATTGCAAACCAGATCGCCACACCCGTCGATGCGCCGAACACACCCGTCAGGATCAGAAAGAACTTCGAGTGGCCGCGCAACACCGGTCCCCACTCGGTCAAACCTTGCCGCAGCATCTTTCGTTCCGCCATCGGCAGATAGAGACCTCCGCCAACGGCAAAATGACTGATCAGCACGTGAATGATGGCTATACCGCCTATCACCCAGCCCGATCCGATAATCGGCACTTCCCAAGATGGGTAGTTCATGAATCCGGACTCCTCAGACCTCTGCGTAGCCCCAAATCGTCGTTACGATTAAGCCCATCACGACCAGCACGCCAAACCACGTGGCGGCGCGGGCGCGCAATCCGGCTTTGCTATCCTTGTCAAAAAACGGTACCAACGCCCAAAGCAATCCGCCGACGCCAAACAACGCCATCCCGGCGTACTCGCCCAGCGCGCCCGGCATCCAACGTCCGAAAAGCTTCAACACTTGGAATTGGCTCATGAAATACCACTCCGGATGAATCCCTTCCGGAGCCGCGGCAGCCGGATCCGCTTGTGCGCCAAGTCCCCACGGATACATCGACGCAAGAATCGCCAACACGTTCATCGCTATCAGCCACATCGCCAAATCTTTCGCGAAGAAGTTCGGAAAGAAGGGAATGCTTCTGCGTTCGGATTCCGGCTTCAACTCTTCGCCAGGGGGTACTGCATTTCCATGTTTCTGAACAAGCCACAAATGGAACCCGAGGATTCCAATAAAGACCAAGGGCAGCACAACCACGTGAAGCGCAAAGAAACGCTGAATCGTCACTGCGCTGACCGTCTCTCCGCCTTGTACCAGCGACACAATGACAGGCCCTAGCCCGGGAATTGTCTGCGGGATCTCCAAACCAACTTTCGTCGCGAAGAAAGACAACTCGTCAAACGGCAGCAAATACCCGCTGAACCCAAAGACAAAGGTCAATCCCAGCAGCGCCAAACCGCTCCACCACCCAAACTCGCGCGGTTTACGGTACGCCTTCATGAAGAACACGGAAAACATGTGTACAAACGCGGCGAGCACCATGAGATTCGCCGACCACGAATGCGCCGACCGGATCAACCAGCCAAAATCGATGTCGTACGTGATTTGTCGCACGGAATCGTATGCGTTCGCGCCGGGCTGGTAGTAAACCAGCAGCAGCACACCTGTCAGCAGCTGCACCAGAAAAAGAAACAGCGTTATCCCGCCCCAGTAGTACCAGAAGCTGTGGCTATGCTGCGGGACTTCCTTCTCTTTGGCCAGAGCCATCACCTCTTCGAGGCCGATGCGCTCGTCCAGCCAACCGTATACGCACCCCGGCTGGGCGCTACGCTCGAGAGATGACGATTTGCCCATCGGCGGCAACCTCCACCTTGTATTGTTTGAGTGGCTTGGGCGGCGGCCCGGAGACGTTCTTCCCCGTGTTCATGTCGTAAATGCCGCCATGGCAAGCGCAGTGAATATGCTTTTCTTTGGGTTGAAACTGAACCGTACACCCCAAATGAGTGCATACGGCGTCGAAACACACCATGGTTCCGTCCTCGTGACGAATCAACAAAGCCGGACGCGTGCCAAACAGAAACTGAAGCGCAGTTCCTGCCGCAGGCAACTTCTCCGGCGGAAGCGAAATCTCCTTGATTGCGGCGAGCGCCGCCGATTGACGCGCCGGCGTCGAAAGGTAACGGTATACGGGATACGCTATCGCACCCGCGTAACACGCCCCCACGAGACCCACGCCCGCCTTGAAAAATATCCGGCGCGGCATCGAATCATTCGCGGCGTTCTCGTTGTTGGAGTCTTGGCTCTCATTCGCCATGATGGACTCGCCCCTCCTCCTTACGCATACCGCTCGTCAACAGGCTTGGCTTTCGCCACGACGCTGATGAGCCAACCCATCACGCCGATTCCCGCTACGAACAGAACCAAGAACAGAATTACGGTCGACCAATTCGTGCTGACCGCTTGATCCCAAACGTTGAATCCCGCCAAGTCCAGCGAGACAAATCGAATACCGTCTCGTACCAGCACCATCGACACCACGTTCACAAAACTCGCCAGCGCCAGCACCGTCGCGGACTTCCACGTCGCCGTGCTCTTCATGCTCATGATGCCGCCCAGCGCTACCAGCGCTACCGCCGTCACTAACCACAGCACCGCGCACGCCCGGTAGAAGATCCCCTCGGTCAACCCCTCTTGCACGGCAGCGGGCTGAGCCCGGTACACCCAAATTCCAATTCCAATCTGCACCACCGTGAACGCCGCGATGAGACGTCCCGCCCACTTGCGCAGGAAAGGCCCGACGCCCTCAGCCATATTGGATTTCAACGACAAGAACACCAGCGCAATCCCGCACACGCCAATCGATCCAAGCATCATGAACAACCAGCGCGGCATCACGGTGGGATCGCCAAAACCAAGCGTCAACCCGCGCGGAGATGTCCGGTAGATCTCCACCCACAAATCTGGACGCAGCATCAGCGTCATGTTCGCGGAATAAATCATCCCAATCTTCAGAACGACAACAAGCGCTATCAGCCCCGCCCAACCGGAGAAGCGGTTCCTGTCCGCGCTTCGAGACATGAGGTACAGCGAAGAGTATGAAATCATCAGCAGGGCGACAACCGAGATCCACCACACGCCAATCAGCACACTGCTCGTGTACAAAGCGCGTCCGTACAGCACCTGCGTGAAGAGCAACGGCGGCACCCCAAAATTGATGACGTACGTCATCACGACCGGCAGCCGGTGCGCAATCAAGCCCGATGCGTTCAACAACACCGAGTTCTTGCGCAGACGCCCCCAGATCGACCATATCGTCGCCAGCGTCAGCCCGCCGACCAGGAAATGCACTGCAAAGAAGTGCAAGGCCAGCGTGACGGTATGCAATACGACAAACAGCCAAACGGGCGCGGGAAGTGGAATAGGATCGAGCGCTGGAAATGCCTGCATGTTAAGTTGTTCCTGTTCGGCTTATATGAGTACAGGAATAGCCCGGGCGAGGAGACGGCACAGACCAAATGCCATTGGACACACCAATCCTTCCGCCCCACCGGGCCACCAAACGTATGAATTACGCAAATATCGTGCCGCAAATCACGATTTCGAAGCGATACTCGTAAGCGACTAATTCATAGTCACTTAGGCCTCATGAGACCCATGCAGACTCTCCCCGCGACACCATGCTGAGCGTTGTCTTTTGCGCAGAGTTGTCCTGCGCACTCATGCTCATTCCTCAGCCTATGGACGCTGGAGCCCCCCCTACTTCGCACACCATTCGAACAGCGCCACCCATTCCTTCCGCTGCATCTCGATCAACTCCAGCGGCTCGTCCTTGTGCCGCCGCTGCACCTCGTCCACAAATGCGTGCGGGTCGTAACCGTGCGGCATGGCCGGGTGCATCCCCACCCGATTAAACCAATAGTGCGCGTTGCCGAAATCCCCCTCCCGGCGATGCATGATTCCGTGCCAATACGACCCGGTCGTATCCTCGATCCCCTGGCTAATCGAATGACTTCGATCCAATTCGTCTATATAGAGCCACAGCGCGGCGCGCAACGCTGGCCGCTCGGCGACAACGCTCATGCGCTCAATCGACTCCACTAGGGCAATCTGCTCGTTTGAACCGGCTTTTGAGACCACCAATTGCTGCAGCGAGTTCTCAAGCGGCCACCACGTGAACAGAGGGGTCACGACTTTCGCGATTGGGGCAGGCAAATTCATCGATCAACTCCTGATATCCACACCATCCAGAACCATGCAACGTCTCACTTCGCCTTCCCCCCGTGCATGAATCCGCCTTGCGGCGTCTTGGGCGCTTTGTACTTGAATGGCAGCGTATCGGGCGTCACGTAGACTTCCGTCGTGAACTTCAATGGCAGACCGGACGGCATATCGTAGGTCAACTCCATCATGTAGGCCGTCCACCCCTTCTTGGGCTTGGCGACTGTCGCCGTATAAACGCCGTTGCCCTGATCAGCCACATCCGTGCTGGTCCACGTCTTTCCAATGGAATCGACCCGGAAATCGCGCGCCTTCGGATTCGTTGCCTGCCACAACTTGACCGCGCTCGGCTTGACCGCCGCCTTGACGGTAATGGTCCCCTTGGCATGCTCAAAAGTGAACTTGGGACGCGGCGATCCGTTCACGATGGCCGCATGAAACGCAGCCACCGATTCCAACGCATCCGTGCCATCCAGCGAATGCTTCGAGTTCGGTACGTTGCGCACGTACGTTTCCCCCGGCAAATCCTTCAAATAGAACCGCGTGG is part of the Candidatus Hydrogenedentota bacterium genome and encodes:
- a CDS encoding cytochrome ubiquinol oxidase subunit I, which translates into the protein MNYPSWEVPIIGSGWVIGGIAIIHVLISHFAVGGGLYLPMAERKMLRQGLTEWGPVLRGHSKFFLILTGVFGASTGVAIWFAIGLASPEATSTLIHNFVFGWAMEWVFFLLELTTAAVYYYTWGRIDDKLHVFVGWVYAGMSLATLVIINGILTFMLTPGSAWLEVAGTGQEASRFWQAFFNPTYWPSLGLRTLICITLAGVWALVTASRIDGFENPRLKASVIQWSAKWLVPAYLLIPVFFWWYLEMVPDAQQALLQLGMATIGQGVFTQVTRAALVTCMSSATIGAIVYFLAYRNPRDFTFGHACAVLFLALAATASTEQAREMLRKPYVVVNHMYSNGIRVKKDVDRFNQEGYLASTIWARQEERDAWARMDAQPPAETPVVGQAAPAANIETPGLKAQEAIDHAAKLARGELMMRGQCMACHTVDGYRSLRRLLAGRDRESVGSILTMLHEYKEDSHYRKFMPPLVGTPQEVEALGDYLAEKVVLPPPADGNVAVASASGPGSSAAPAPAAAPGAETPASTPVAPAAPATVPASAPAEPTAAPAPVPAEPAPTPAPAPAP
- a CDS encoding cytochrome bc complex cytochrome b subunit, encoding MGKSSSLERSAQPGCVYGWLDERIGLEEVMALAKEKEVPQHSHSFWYYWGGITLFLFLVQLLTGVLLLVYYQPGANAYDSVRQITYDIDFGWLIRSAHSWSANLMVLAAFVHMFSVFFMKAYRKPREFGWWSGLALLGLTFVFGFSGYLLPFDELSFFATKVGLEIPQTIPGLGPVIVSLVQGGETVSAVTIQRFFALHVVVLPLVFIGILGFHLWLVQKHGNAVPPGEELKPESERRSIPFFPNFFAKDLAMWLIAMNVLAILASMYPWGLGAQADPAAAAPEGIHPEWYFMSQFQVLKLFGRWMPGALGEYAGMALFGVGGLLWALVPFFDKDSKAGLRARAATWFGVLVVMGLIVTTIWGYAEV
- a CDS encoding Rieske (2Fe-2S) protein, with amino-acid sequence MANESQDSNNENAANDSMPRRIFFKAGVGLVGACYAGAIAYPVYRYLSTPARQSAALAAIKEISLPPEKLPAAGTALQFLFGTRPALLIRHEDGTMVCFDAVCTHLGCTVQFQPKEKHIHCACHGGIYDMNTGKNVSGPPPKPLKQYKVEVAADGQIVISRA